In one window of Bifidobacterium sp. WK041_4_12 DNA:
- a CDS encoding HipA N-terminal domain-containing protein, producing MKSKELVVFLEGKRIGILREENDGRHVFTYDMGEDAGASLSLSMPRRAQSWTGKPVEAFIDGVLPDEKAMRQRIARTYDVNANNPFSLLGAIGLDCAGAVTLV from the coding sequence ATGAAGTCAAAAGAGCTCGTCGTGTTCCTCGAAGGCAAGCGGATTGGCATTCTCAGGGAAGAGAACGATGGCAGACATGTTTTCACATACGATATGGGCGAGGATGCCGGTGCATCATTGTCTCTATCAATGCCTCGGCGGGCTCAATCATGGACAGGGAAGCCAGTCGAGGCATTCATCGACGGTGTGCTTCCAGACGAAAAAGCCATGCGGCAACGCATCGCACGCACCTATGATGTCAATGCCAACAATCCATTCTCTCTGCTGGGCGCCATCGGTCTAGATTGTGCCGGTGCTGTGACATTGGTGTGA
- a CDS encoding multiprotein-bridging factor 1 family protein yields MATVVRDARLARGWTQEDLAERSGFSRVWINRFEQTAIAEPSFSRILTLCNILGITLTVSYAIDPDVIDPDAMNRRASPHEKAKEGETRSREENITESISDKMADEKRSRQQRPSKNAATILKTLALRAKQQNLGGIEGDEIA; encoded by the coding sequence ATGGCAACAGTCGTGCGCGATGCGCGTCTGGCGCGTGGATGGACGCAGGAAGATCTGGCAGAGCGGTCAGGGTTTTCTAGAGTCTGGATCAACCGTTTTGAGCAGACTGCCATTGCCGAGCCGAGTTTCAGCCGCATTCTTACATTGTGTAACATACTCGGCATCACCCTTACCGTTTCCTATGCAATAGACCCAGATGTAATAGACCCAGATGCGATGAACCGTAGAGCATCGCCCCATGAGAAGGCAAAGGAAGGCGAAACCCGAAGCAGGGAAGAAAACATCACTGAAAGCATCAGCGACAAGATGGCGGACGAAAAGCGATCGAGACAACAGCGGCCGTCAAAGAATGCCGCGACAATCCTTAAGACACTTGCCCTGCGCGCCAAGCAGCAGAACTTAGGTGGTATCGAAGGGGATGAAATCGCATGA
- a CDS encoding TetR/AcrR family transcriptional regulator, translating into MPRKNDAAGTAARILDVAFALFIKQGFEQTTVADIVRELGMSKGAIFYHFESKEAILSAVVSRLIDEIADRATLIADDEALTVDEKMREALLTLNISQGAGDKVIDELREPSNARLYQTALIQIIQSIAPLLAKIVQQGVSEGIYTTAYPLETIELLLAADQNLFNSGAFTWTLDELTARVRAFIRMIELTLGAQEGSFDMILNNLDEQSERMCREHKGTNENTAETRTEEQAEGVQAKRDRT; encoded by the coding sequence ATGCCACGTAAGAATGATGCGGCTGGAACCGCTGCGAGAATACTCGATGTTGCCTTTGCGCTGTTCATCAAGCAGGGCTTCGAACAGACCACGGTGGCTGACATCGTCCGCGAACTGGGTATGTCCAAGGGAGCTATCTTCTATCATTTCGAATCCAAGGAAGCCATTCTCAGTGCCGTGGTTTCTCGTCTGATTGATGAGATTGCCGACCGAGCGACCCTCATCGCTGATGATGAAGCCCTCACGGTGGACGAGAAGATGCGCGAGGCACTGCTGACACTGAACATTTCACAAGGCGCAGGAGACAAGGTCATCGATGAGCTGCGCGAACCATCGAATGCGAGGCTGTACCAGACGGCGTTGATTCAGATCATTCAGTCAATCGCGCCCCTATTGGCAAAAATCGTGCAACAGGGTGTATCCGAAGGAATCTACACGACAGCATACCCGCTCGAAACGATCGAGCTGCTGCTGGCAGCAGATCAGAACCTGTTCAACAGCGGTGCGTTCACCTGGACCCTTGACGAGCTGACCGCACGAGTCAGGGCATTCATCCGCATGATCGAGCTCACGCTCGGTGCCCAAGAAGGCAGCTTCGACATGATTCTGAACAACCTCGACGAGCAGTCCGAACGCATGTGCCGAGAGCACAAGGGCACAAACGAAAACACCGCAGAAACAAGGACCGAAGAACAAGCCGAAGGCGTGCAAGCCAAGAGAGACAGAACGTAA
- a CDS encoding MFS transporter, with protein sequence MNDTLRASPSRVSPPPPHNFILLLIGQTVTVFGSSLLRFALSLYILDLTGRADLFATLFALSSIPVLLSPIGGAISDRASRKMLMVAYDFTCAVITIAFLLALLSHQASVLVIGIVMIGLGFVGAMETPNGTACIPLLVSEERLASANGSIQVIQSLSGIVAPVIGGIAYGTLGVNALVLASGVAFALAAIMETFIAIPHEQRARTHSMVRTIAGGICEGFRHVSQDTTIVKLLIVAAFLNFVLAPCLIVAAPLVLRMTLHTSDTVYGMSMGLMETAMIIGALTAGFFTKSMRNDTAWRYVLSIAILFLPMTLATTPILVSITVTITAWVPLTMFLISIMLVAALTSILNIFAIVQIQTRTPEKHLGKVMAIVLMVAQCVAPIGQMLYGAAFKHLSAGAYLPLLIAGGALLLVTCLTKSLFPQHITVHKQGDQ encoded by the coding sequence ATGAACGATACGCTCCGTGCGTCGCCCTCCCGTGTTTCCCCGCCACCACCACACAACTTCATCCTTCTGCTGATAGGGCAGACCGTCACCGTCTTTGGCTCATCGCTACTCCGTTTCGCACTTTCCCTCTACATTCTCGATCTCACCGGTCGCGCCGACCTGTTCGCCACGCTGTTTGCACTTTCGAGCATTCCTGTGCTGCTCTCGCCTATCGGCGGCGCAATATCCGACAGGGCAAGCAGAAAGATGCTGATGGTGGCCTACGACTTCACCTGCGCCGTCATCACCATCGCCTTCCTACTCGCACTGCTATCCCATCAAGCCTCGGTGCTCGTCATCGGAATCGTCATGATTGGACTCGGCTTCGTGGGCGCGATGGAAACCCCGAACGGAACGGCGTGCATACCTCTGCTGGTTTCAGAGGAAAGGCTGGCATCCGCAAACGGCTCCATCCAGGTCATTCAATCCCTGTCCGGCATCGTTGCACCGGTTATTGGTGGCATTGCCTATGGCACTCTGGGAGTGAACGCACTCGTTCTTGCTAGCGGCGTGGCATTCGCATTGGCCGCAATAATGGAGACATTCATTGCCATCCCCCACGAGCAGCGTGCCCGCACGCACAGCATGGTGCGAACCATAGCGGGGGGCATCTGCGAAGGATTCAGACATGTCAGTCAAGACACCACGATTGTGAAACTGCTCATAGTCGCGGCATTTCTGAACTTCGTTCTCGCTCCGTGTCTGATTGTCGCAGCACCACTCGTATTGCGCATGACACTGCATACCAGCGACACCGTCTACGGCATGAGCATGGGACTGATGGAGACCGCGATGATCATCGGAGCACTCACAGCTGGGTTCTTCACCAAGTCCATGCGCAACGACACAGCTTGGCGATACGTTCTCAGCATCGCAATCCTGTTTCTGCCCATGACACTTGCCACAACACCGATCCTAGTGAGCATCACTGTCACCATCACTGCCTGGGTACCCCTGACGATGTTCCTTATCAGCATCATGCTCGTCGCTGCGCTCACCTCGATTCTCAACATTTTCGCAATCGTGCAGATACAGACACGCACGCCAGAGAAGCATCTCGGAAAAGTCATGGCAATCGTGCTCATGGTCGCGCAGTGCGTCGCACCAATTGGCCAGATGCTTTACGGCGCGGCGTTCAAGCACCTGAGTGCGGGAGCATATCTTCCCCTGCTCATCGCGGGAGGGGCATTGCTCCTCGTCACATGTCTCACGAAATCGCTGTTCCCCCAGCACATCACTGTCCACAAACAAGGAGACCAGTAA
- a CDS encoding ABC transporter ATP-binding protein: protein MGPLISTHDLTKTFDGHEVVNKCSIQVNQGEIYGFLGVNGAGKTTVLKLMLGLLRPTAGSVEILGHDVTADRLAIAASIGSIIEVPIFYEHLSAYENLSIHLAYLGITDTSTIEGTLSRVGLPNTGTQKVSQFSLGMRQRLGIARAMIHKPRIMLLDEPINGLDPVAIRDMRELLLSLAKDDGITIIISSHILTEIERIADRVGVIANGTIIEEFSMSSMERNHPEGMEDYVINLMSGKAR, encoded by the coding sequence ATGGGACCACTCATATCCACCCATGACCTGACGAAGACCTTCGACGGTCATGAAGTCGTCAACAAGTGCAGCATTCAGGTGAACCAAGGCGAAATATATGGTTTTCTCGGCGTCAACGGCGCAGGCAAGACGACCGTTTTGAAGCTCATGCTGGGACTGCTCAGACCAACCGCCGGCAGTGTCGAGATTCTCGGCCACGATGTCACCGCCGACAGATTGGCCATTGCCGCCAGCATCGGCAGCATCATCGAGGTCCCCATCTTCTACGAGCACCTCTCGGCATACGAAAACCTGAGCATACATCTTGCGTATCTAGGCATCACCGACACATCCACCATCGAGGGCACACTGAGTCGCGTCGGTCTGCCCAACACAGGAACTCAGAAGGTTTCCCAATTCTCCCTTGGCATGAGGCAACGTCTGGGCATCGCGCGAGCGATGATTCACAAGCCACGCATCATGCTGCTCGATGAGCCTATCAACGGACTCGACCCTGTCGCGATCCGAGACATGCGCGAACTGCTGCTCTCCCTTGCCAAAGACGATGGCATCACCATCATCATTTCCAGCCATATTCTGACGGAAATCGAACGGATAGCCGACCGCGTCGGTGTCATCGCCAACGGAACGATAATCGAGGAATTCTCCATGTCAAGCATGGAACGAAACCACCCTGAAGGAATGGAAGACTACGTCATCAATCTTATGAGCGGAAAGGCACGCTGA
- a CDS encoding ABC transporter permease → MTTLIRLELKKNNIRPYIISAVCITLAMFGFVYLFAGVSDEELEDYALIVALVSCLIMASYAILGGVMFARFAVDEYKGKRAMLLFSYPVSRSRVLLAKTLLVCGFVFASTLATSCTVFASFQFSETFAPLVHDNATNTILSIAMTIAVINGIQAVTISMISLMLGLWKESEPTTIVSTVIITSLMANFVSELILTGTMNSIAQQVALTVAFLLVAAGAFALSSKRVNAIEI, encoded by the coding sequence ATGACAACCTTGATACGACTCGAACTGAAGAAAAACAACATCCGCCCCTACATCATCAGTGCCGTCTGCATTACCCTTGCCATGTTTGGATTCGTCTACCTGTTCGCAGGAGTTAGCGACGAAGAGCTTGAAGACTATGCGCTGATCGTTGCGCTGGTCTCATGTCTTATCATGGCTAGCTACGCCATACTCGGCGGTGTCATGTTTGCCCGATTCGCAGTCGATGAGTACAAGGGCAAGCGTGCAATGCTCCTGTTTTCCTACCCCGTAAGCCGTTCACGGGTTCTGCTCGCCAAGACGCTGCTCGTCTGCGGATTCGTGTTCGCCAGTACGCTCGCAACCTCGTGCACCGTGTTCGCCAGCTTCCAGTTCAGCGAAACATTCGCACCGCTCGTACACGACAATGCAACGAACACGATTCTCTCCATCGCCATGACCATCGCAGTCATCAATGGCATTCAGGCTGTCACCATCAGCATGATCAGTCTGATGCTGGGACTATGGAAGGAATCAGAACCGACGACCATCGTCTCGACCGTCATCATCACCAGCCTGATGGCGAACTTCGTCAGCGAACTCATCCTCACTGGCACTATGAACAGCATCGCACAACAGGTTGCGCTGACTGTCGCATTCCTGCTCGTTGCAGCCGGTGCATTCGCGTTGTCTTCGAAGCGCGTCAACGCCATCGAAATCTGA
- a CDS encoding M23 family metallopeptidase: MQTSQRHRMRPRAIWMSIVVTLALIALFLLNTMRASDNSMEAGYEMIDKQEPFIVQFPLRGEWHAPNTPGSKIPSHGSNLLGTRYAFDFIQVDWDKPGWPAYRGGLLKYLISGIPLEDYYCWGKKVHAPHDGTVVRVEDGLPERQRTKLFTDFSGARKAAVEFDPVTDDARSVAGNFVIIELANDVYAALCHLQTDSITVKVGQHVTAGDVIGNVGHSGNSFAPHLHFQLMNSMGIATAQGIPCSFERYETFRNDTWVEITNGIPTSTERIRHAG; the protein is encoded by the coding sequence ATGCAAACCTCACAACGGCATCGGATGAGACCACGCGCCATCTGGATGAGCATCGTGGTGACGCTTGCCCTCATCGCCCTGTTCTTGCTGAATACCATGCGAGCCAGCGACAATTCAATGGAAGCAGGATACGAAATGATAGACAAGCAAGAGCCATTCATCGTGCAATTTCCCTTACGCGGCGAGTGGCACGCACCGAACACTCCAGGCAGCAAGATACCCTCTCATGGTTCGAATCTGCTCGGGACGCGATATGCCTTCGACTTCATTCAAGTTGATTGGGACAAGCCCGGATGGCCAGCCTATCGCGGCGGACTACTGAAATATCTGATATCTGGCATTCCCCTAGAGGACTATTACTGCTGGGGCAAGAAGGTTCATGCGCCTCATGATGGCACTGTCGTCAGGGTCGAGGATGGCCTTCCAGAACGACAGAGAACGAAGCTGTTCACGGACTTTTCCGGAGCCAGAAAAGCAGCCGTCGAATTCGATCCCGTGACCGACGATGCCCGTTCCGTGGCGGGAAACTTCGTCATCATCGAGCTGGCGAACGATGTATATGCTGCACTATGTCATCTGCAGACTGATTCCATCACCGTCAAGGTCGGACAGCACGTCACAGCCGGAGACGTCATTGGTAATGTCGGGCATTCAGGAAACTCCTTCGCACCACACCTGCACTTCCAGCTCATGAACAGCATGGGCATAGCGACAGCACAAGGAATCCCCTGCTCATTCGAGCGATACGAAACATTCAGAAACGACACATGGGTTGAAATCACCAACGGCATCCCGACCAGCACCGAACGAATCAGACATGCCGGATAG
- the gabT gene encoding 4-aminobutyrate--2-oxoglutarate transaminase: MPTVTDVPQKARKLVTAIPGPKSQALSERHHQYVSAGVGAYMPIFAESASGSTITDVDGNRFIDLAAGIAVTGVGNAAPEVVKAVQHAVAKLTHTNFATTPYESYIKVCEKLAEHTPGDFPKKSVLLNSGAEAVENAVKIARKYTGRSAVIVMENAFHGRTNLTMAMTTKASPYKQGFGAFAPDIYPVPYSYPLRDTFGEDGVAAAKASIEKIELLVGHDNVAAIIAEPLQGEGGFIVPAEGFLKTLSEWAHEHDVLYISDEIQSGFCRTGEWFASDHFGVIPDLITTAKALGGGMPISAVTGRAEIMDSVQPGGIGGTYGGNPVSCAAALAAVSLMEDKDLSARAEHIGSVVNASLKTLTSLDTVAQIRGLGAMQAIEFVKPGSMEPNKPLVSAIVAEAMKAGLIMLTCGIYGNVIRLLPPLVISDEELNEALDVLKAIIIEVSAR; this comes from the coding sequence ATGCCAACAGTTACAGATGTCCCACAGAAAGCCCGGAAGCTCGTTACAGCCATTCCAGGACCCAAATCACAGGCACTGTCTGAACGACATCATCAGTATGTAAGCGCAGGCGTAGGCGCATACATGCCAATCTTCGCAGAAAGCGCCTCCGGGTCGACCATCACCGACGTTGACGGCAACCGTTTCATCGACCTTGCCGCAGGCATCGCCGTGACCGGGGTTGGCAATGCGGCTCCTGAAGTCGTGAAAGCCGTGCAGCATGCGGTCGCCAAGCTTACGCACACCAATTTCGCAACCACACCATACGAAAGCTACATCAAGGTATGCGAAAAGCTTGCCGAGCACACGCCCGGTGACTTCCCGAAGAAAAGCGTCCTGCTGAATTCCGGTGCGGAAGCCGTTGAGAACGCCGTGAAGATAGCTCGCAAATATACGGGCCGTTCAGCGGTGATCGTGATGGAAAACGCCTTCCACGGCAGAACCAATCTGACGATGGCCATGACCACGAAGGCATCGCCATACAAGCAGGGATTCGGTGCCTTCGCACCAGACATCTATCCCGTTCCCTACTCATACCCATTGCGCGACACCTTCGGTGAGGATGGCGTGGCAGCCGCAAAGGCCAGCATTGAAAAAATCGAATTGCTGGTCGGACACGACAATGTTGCGGCAATCATCGCTGAACCACTCCAAGGCGAAGGTGGATTCATCGTTCCAGCAGAAGGATTCCTCAAAACGCTGTCCGAATGGGCTCACGAGCATGATGTGCTTTACATCTCTGACGAAATCCAGTCAGGCTTCTGCCGCACCGGCGAATGGTTCGCATCCGATCATTTCGGTGTGATTCCCGATCTCATCACCACTGCAAAGGCATTGGGTGGCGGCATGCCCATCTCGGCAGTGACAGGACGCGCTGAAATCATGGACAGCGTTCAGCCTGGAGGCATCGGAGGCACCTACGGTGGCAACCCAGTCTCATGCGCCGCAGCGCTCGCAGCCGTCTCATTGATGGAGGACAAGGATCTCAGCGCTCGCGCCGAGCATATCGGATCAGTGGTCAACGCTTCGCTGAAAACGCTTACCAGCCTCGACACGGTTGCGCAGATACGTGGCCTGGGCGCCATGCAGGCAATTGAGTTTGTCAAGCCTGGCAGCATGGAACCCAACAAGCCACTCGTCAGCGCAATCGTTGCCGAAGCCATGAAGGCAGGACTGATTATGCTGACATGCGGCATCTACGGCAACGTCATCAGACTGCTGCCCCCGCTGGTCATCAGCGATGAAGAGCTGAACGAGGCATTGGACGTGCTCAAGGCCATCATCATCGAGGTGAGCGCTCGCTGA
- a CDS encoding NAD(P)-dependent oxidoreductase — protein MNITVVGTGIMGSGIARVLASKGFAVTAWNRTIERAQPLEADGVHVEADLTKAVANAEIIAIVVFDADSVLDVLSKSYEHAPANAIWVQMSTIGAEGSKRVSEFASAHQLRLVETMMMGSKDQANSSQLILIGGGEQALFDAAAPFVEAISQKLVHCGPKVGDGTAVKLACNLWLGCITAAACQSVKVLERQHVNPQLFLDVIAGGTSDSPYAHIKGGKAIANDYAPQFEVAALEKDLGLMKSVMESVGFRDDLLSLVLDLYAQSDGKGHAHDDISAVATSFE, from the coding sequence ATGAATATCACGGTTGTAGGCACGGGCATCATGGGAAGTGGCATCGCAAGGGTGCTGGCTTCCAAGGGTTTCGCGGTAACCGCATGGAATCGCACCATAGAACGGGCACAACCGTTGGAAGCTGACGGCGTGCATGTCGAAGCTGATCTCACCAAGGCAGTGGCGAATGCCGAAATCATAGCCATTGTGGTTTTCGATGCTGACAGCGTGCTTGATGTGCTGAGCAAGTCATACGAGCATGCGCCAGCCAACGCCATATGGGTACAGATGTCCACCATCGGTGCGGAAGGATCCAAACGGGTGAGCGAATTCGCGTCCGCCCACCAGCTGCGTCTTGTCGAAACCATGATGATGGGCAGCAAGGATCAGGCCAACTCGTCACAGCTTATCCTGATTGGCGGTGGCGAGCAGGCCCTGTTTGATGCAGCGGCACCATTCGTGGAAGCCATTTCACAGAAACTCGTGCACTGCGGCCCCAAGGTTGGCGATGGAACCGCGGTCAAGCTAGCCTGCAATCTTTGGCTGGGCTGCATCACCGCAGCCGCATGCCAGTCGGTGAAGGTTCTGGAGCGGCAGCATGTCAATCCGCAACTTTTCCTTGATGTCATAGCAGGCGGAACCTCGGATTCACCCTATGCGCATATCAAGGGCGGCAAGGCAATCGCCAACGATTACGCTCCCCAGTTCGAGGTCGCCGCATTGGAAAAGGATCTTGGCCTGATGAAATCGGTTATGGAATCGGTCGGATTCCGCGATGACCTGCTCTCATTGGTGCTGGACCTGTATGCCCAGTCAGATGGCAAGGGTCACGCCCATGATGATATCAGCGCGGTGGCAACATCATTTGAATGA
- a CDS encoding APC family permease codes for MTTKLAVTDAHAVTSERVAEPKLKRTMGLRSVMIFGLAYMTPIIVLGTFGVIAELSHGATAMSYTVALVAMLFTAGSYGRMSVMYPQSGSAYTYIGKSINPKLGFLVGWAVLLDYLFLPMVVWLIGASYLNAEFPGVPIWIWILGFVIITTALNVFGLNVADKVNFALMSFQALVIGIFVVLSLHTVISGGGVASTFSAQPFIGSGAGVSGIVAGAAIAAYSFLGFDAVTTLSEETKDPRRTMPKAIMLVAAVGGLIFIIVAYTTQLVHPGGVFDNSSSAAFEIAGKIGGNLFTAIFIAGLCFGQFTSGIAAQASASRLLYVMGRDGVLPKRVFGRLSAKFNTPLLSILLVGIVGLIAMFLDVATSTSFVNFGAFTAFTLVNVSVIASYFKASPETRSTLMRGGILRNVICPILGALFCAYLLINLDKQALILGLSWLAIGIVILAALTKGFKRNPPEYKAD; via the coding sequence ATGACCACAAAACTTGCAGTCACCGATGCACATGCTGTCACATCAGAGCGCGTTGCAGAGCCCAAGCTGAAACGCACCATGGGCCTGCGCTCCGTCATGATATTCGGATTGGCATATATGACACCAATCATCGTGCTTGGTACCTTCGGTGTCATCGCTGAACTGTCCCACGGTGCCACGGCGATGTCCTACACGGTTGCGCTGGTCGCCATGCTCTTCACCGCAGGCAGCTATGGCCGCATGTCCGTGATGTACCCCCAATCCGGCTCCGCCTACACATACATTGGAAAATCCATCAATCCGAAACTGGGCTTCCTGGTCGGATGGGCGGTTTTGCTCGACTATCTGTTCCTTCCGATGGTCGTCTGGCTTATCGGCGCCTCATATCTCAATGCGGAATTCCCAGGAGTGCCCATCTGGATCTGGATTCTTGGATTCGTCATCATCACCACTGCATTGAACGTTTTCGGTCTCAACGTTGCCGATAAGGTCAATTTCGCACTGATGAGCTTCCAAGCCTTGGTGATCGGCATCTTCGTCGTGCTATCCCTGCATACCGTTATTTCCGGCGGTGGCGTGGCTTCGACATTCAGCGCGCAGCCTTTCATCGGTTCCGGTGCGGGAGTTTCGGGAATCGTTGCCGGCGCTGCAATAGCAGCCTACTCATTCCTTGGATTCGACGCTGTCACAACGCTGTCTGAGGAAACCAAGGATCCTCGCAGAACGATGCCGAAAGCCATCATGCTGGTCGCAGCCGTTGGCGGACTGATCTTCATCATCGTTGCATACACCACACAACTGGTGCATCCTGGAGGTGTCTTCGACAACTCGTCATCTGCCGCTTTTGAAATCGCTGGGAAGATTGGCGGCAATCTTTTCACCGCAATCTTCATCGCCGGTCTGTGCTTCGGACAGTTCACATCGGGCATTGCCGCACAGGCCAGCGCCTCGCGACTGCTCTATGTTATGGGCCGTGATGGAGTACTGCCGAAGAGAGTTTTCGGGCGTCTCAGTGCCAAATTCAACACTCCACTACTCAGTATTCTGCTGGTGGGCATTGTCGGCCTGATCGCCATGTTCCTTGATGTCGCCACATCGACATCCTTTGTCAACTTTGGCGCGTTCACCGCATTCACGCTGGTCAACGTCAGCGTCATCGCATCGTATTTCAAAGCCAGTCCCGAAACCAGAAGCACCCTGATGCGCGGTGGAATTTTGCGCAACGTCATATGCCCGATTCTGGGAGCATTGTTCTGCGCCTACCTGCTGATCAATCTCGACAAGCAGGCACTGATTCTTGGACTGTCGTGGTTGGCGATTGGCATCGTCATCCTTGCAGCCCTCACCAAAGGATTCAAACGAAACCCGCCTGAATACAAGGCTGACTGA
- a CDS encoding carbon-nitrogen hydrolase family protein — translation MTDEHTLTIVLAQYAQLQLAEASAFDRFAHTVRTICKQSSPDGKHPDLVAFPEMHLFGTGTSDEDQANQARLDAAVDFPHGVEEVTDLPSGSLLAQCAQLAKELGIWLIPGTFCERNPDGGLYNTAAVFSPLGRLCASYRKICPWRPFESYTPGNSFTVVDIPGKGRLGLTICYDAWFPEIARQLAWLGADIIVNLVRTTTPDRRQELVLARATAIMNQVFVASVNAAAPEGVGQSLIVDPEGEILDGSDNSSEQLLIDTIDLDAVNSVRRIGTAGSNRLWEQFKPGDPKIPLPLYEGHITASRWHPQTAPMNSSTL, via the coding sequence ATGACAGACGAACACACGCTGACCATTGTCCTGGCCCAATATGCGCAGTTACAGCTTGCCGAGGCAAGCGCGTTCGACCGTTTCGCTCACACCGTGAGAACCATATGCAAACAATCCTCGCCAGACGGGAAGCATCCCGATCTTGTAGCTTTTCCTGAAATGCATCTTTTCGGTACCGGAACATCGGACGAAGATCAGGCGAATCAGGCACGGCTTGATGCCGCTGTTGATTTTCCTCATGGCGTTGAAGAAGTGACAGACCTTCCGTCTGGGTCCTTGCTTGCGCAATGCGCTCAGCTTGCCAAGGAGCTTGGCATCTGGCTCATTCCCGGAACGTTCTGTGAACGCAATCCCGATGGGGGACTGTATAACACCGCAGCCGTGTTCTCTCCCTTGGGTCGGCTGTGCGCAAGCTATCGCAAAATCTGCCCGTGGCGACCCTTTGAAAGCTACACGCCTGGGAATTCCTTCACCGTGGTTGACATTCCAGGCAAAGGACGCCTCGGCCTGACAATCTGCTATGACGCATGGTTCCCTGAGATTGCACGGCAGCTTGCCTGGCTGGGAGCCGACATCATCGTCAATCTGGTGCGCACCACAACACCCGATCGTCGACAGGAACTTGTGCTTGCACGCGCCACGGCAATCATGAACCAAGTGTTCGTAGCCAGCGTGAATGCGGCCGCACCTGAAGGTGTGGGGCAATCGTTGATCGTTGACCCCGAAGGGGAGATTCTCGACGGCAGCGACAACAGCAGTGAGCAACTCCTCATTGACACCATCGATCTTGATGCCGTCAACAGTGTCAGACGCATCGGAACCGCGGGAAGCAACAGGCTTTGGGAACAGTTCAAACCTGGCGATCCCAAGATACCTCTGCCGCTGTATGAGGGACACATCACAGCTTCACGCTGGCACCCACAAACGGCACCTATGAATAGCAGCACCCTGTAA